Proteins from one Nyctibius grandis isolate bNycGra1 chromosome 2, bNycGra1.pri, whole genome shotgun sequence genomic window:
- the CLN5 gene encoding bis(monoacylglycero)phosphate synthase CLN5 — MGAARRYRLLLLLLTAAAWGPCLCGALGSPQRRWPVPYRRFDYRPKTDPYCQARYTFCPTGSAIPVMKEEDVIEVYRLQAPVWEFKYGDLLGHLKIMHDAVGFKSSLTGKNYTMEWYELFQLGNCTFPHLRPGMDAPFWCNQGAACFFEGIDDAHWKENGTLVLVTTISGSMFNEMAKWVKYDNETGIYYETWTVQASPDKQSIVWFDSYECSKFILRTYQKLADLGAVFKKIQTNYTSIILFSGEPIYLGNETSIFGPQGNKTLAAAVRDFYYPFKPHRTVREFFVDLLKIIDRVILNRQFYLFYNLEYWFLPMKFPYLKIVYEEVPLPIGSKTSFGV; from the exons ATGGGCGCCGCCCGCCGCTACcgcctgctcctcctgctgctgacgGCGGCGGCTTGGGGGCCATGTTTGTGCGGGGCGCTCGGCTCCCCGCAGCGGCGGTGGCCGGTGCCTTACAG GCGCTTTGATTACCGTCCAAAAACTGATCCTTACTGCCAAGCTCGTTATACCTTTTGTCCCACTGGCTCTGCCATTCCAGTTATGAAAGAAGAGGATGTCATTGAAGTGTATCGATTACAGGCTCCAGTATGGGAATTCAAATATGGAGACCTACTAGGACATTTG aaaattaTGCATGATGCTGTGGGTTTCAAGAGCTCTCTAACGGGCAAAAACTACACAATGGAGTGGTATGAGCTCTTCCAGCTTGGGAACTGCACGTTTCCACATCTCCGGCCTGGCATGGATGCACCATTCTGGTGTAACCAGGGAGCTGCCTGCTTTTTTGAAGGAATAGATGATGCgcactggaaggaaaatggaaCTCTAGTTCTTGTGACCACAATATCAG GAAGCATGTTTAATGAAATGGCAAAATGGGTAAAATACGACAATGAGACTGGCATTTACTATGAGACCTGGACAGTTCAAGCAAGTCCCGACAAACAGTCCATAGTATGGTTTGACTCTTACGAATGCTCTAAATTTATACTGAGGACGTACCAGAAGCTAGCTGACTTAGGAGCTGTATTTAAGAAGATACAAACAAACTATACGAGCATAATTTTATTCAGTGGAGAACCTATTTATTTGGGAAATGAAACCTCTATTTTTGGACCACAAGGAAACAAGACATTGGCAGCAGCTGTAAGAGACTTCTACTATCCATTCAAACCTCATCGGACAGTCAGGGAGTTTTTTGTGgatcttctaaaaataattgatCGTGTCATCTTGAATCGTCAGTTTTACCTCTTCTACAACTTGGAATACTGGTTTTTACCTATGAAGTTCCCTTATCTCAAAATAGTTTATGAAGAGGTCCCTTTACCTATTGGAAGCAAAACATCATTTGGAGTATAA
- the LOC137677755 gene encoding glutamine amidotransferase-like class 1 domain-containing protein 3, mitochondrial, which yields MGKRVALVLAGCGVFDGSEIHEASAALVHLSRGGAEVKIFAPNIEQRDVVNHLKRSPTEEKRNVLVESARLARGNIQDLAELKASEFDAVIFPGGFGVAKNLCSWAVDGKNCTVNEHVNSTLQAFHSAKKPIGLCCIAPVLAARVFPGCEVTIGQDKNVDGRFPDAETASAIAELGCKHICKNVNESHVDKANKIVTTCAFMCKAPLHEIFDGVGTMVQEVLKLA from the exons ATGGGCAAGCGGGTGGCCCTGGTTCTCGCCGGCTGCGGTGTCTTCGATGGCAGCGAGATTCACGAGGCCTCGGCGGCGCTGGTGCACCTCAGCCGCGGCGGCGCGGAG GTGAAAATATTTGCCCCCAATATTGAGCAAAGGGATGTAGTCAATCACCTAAAAAGAAGTCcaacagaagagaagagaaatgtgtTAGTTGAAAGTGCCAGATTGGCAAGAGGAAACATTCAGGATTTGGCTGAACTGAAAGCTAGTGAATTTGATGCGGTCATTTTCCCCG gtgGTTTTGGTGTAGCAAAGAACCTGTGTTCCTGGGCTGTGGATGGCAAGAACTGTACTGTCAATGAGCATGTGAACTCCACGCTCCAAGCTTTCCACAGTGCTAAAAAGCCCATTGGTTTGTGCTGCATAGCACCAGTCCTGGCAGCTAGAGTCTTTCCTGGTTGTGAGGTCACAATCGGCCAAGATAAAAATGTAGATGGAAG atttcCTGATGCTGAAACGGCATCTGCTATAGCAGAGCTTGGATGTAAGCACATttgcaaaaatgtaaatgaatcCCATGTGGATAAAGCCAACAAAATAGTTACTACCTGTGCTTTCATGTGCAAGGCTCCTCTGCATGAAATCTTTGACGGAGTTGGAACAATGGTGCAAGAAGTCTTGAAACTTGCCTGA
- the ACOD1 gene encoding LOW QUALITY PROTEIN: cis-aconitate decarboxylase (The sequence of the model RefSeq protein was modified relative to this genomic sequence to represent the inferred CDS: inserted 1 base in 1 codon; substituted 2 bases at 2 genomic stop codons) — protein MSNKKGLIFLPPPQTYAYKXXESYFPCSLATTHLLHLSGTTHHXSKMWAKTITGNFANVIHGLNANHLTDQVIQRSKRMILDTLGVGLLGTSTEVCHKVTQYSKIYSSDTSSTIWGHLDFRLPPLYAAFVNGVAVHSMDFDDTWHPATHPSGAVLPAVIALSEAFPQKKKISGLDLLLAFNVGIEVQGRLLRFSSEARNIPKRFHPPTVVGTMGSAAACAKLLALDQLKCKNALAIAASYAGAPLANAATQTKPLHVGNAAKHGLEAACLASQGLQGNKQILDMESGIGAFYTDYNPQTLPTLQSYPWLLDQQDVAIKRFPAHLGTHWVADAASSVSRKLVESSDNLLPLDKIEKVILKVPEVKYVNRPSPTSEHEARHSFQFVACSALLDGSMSVQSFASENIHRPALQKLLCKTQLEHPPDNTPSFESLYCEVSVTLQDGNTISDRCDTFYGHWRKPLKKEDLEKKFQSNASSVLPAEATEGITETVYNLEKVEDCSVLSSFLSGQSARALSEKLRFL, from the exons ATGAGCAATAAAAAAGGCCTAAtatttcttcccccaccccagacaTACGCATATAAATAGTGAGAGAGTTATTTTCCCTGCTCACTGGCCACCACTCATTTGCTGCATCTCTCTGGGACCACACACC CTTCCAAGATGTGGGCAAAG acAATTACGGGAAATTTTGCCAATGTGATTCATGGTTTGAATGCAAACCACTTGACAGACCAAGTCATTCAGAGAAGCAAGCGAATGATTCTGGATACTCTTGGAGTAGGGCTTCTGGGTACCAGCACCGAGGTCTGCCACAAAGTGACACAGTACAGCAAG ATCTACAGCTCAGATACATCCAGCACCATCTGGGGCCACTTGGATTTCCGACTGCCTCCTCTGTATGCAGCTTTTGTGAATGGAGTGGCT GTTCACTCAATGGATTTTGACGACACATGGCATCCAGCCACACACCCATCTGGGGCTGTACTCCCTGCCGTGATTGCACTCTCGGAGGCCtttcctcagaagaaaaaaatctcaggtcTCGATCTGCTCTTAGCTTTCAACGTGGGAATCGAAGTGCAAGGCAGGCTGCTGCGCTTCTCCAGCGAAGCCAGGAACATTCCAAAAAG GTTTCACCCACCGACTGTGGTTGGTACGATGGGGAGTGCAGCAGCTTGTGCGAAACTGCTAGCTCTTGACcagctgaaatgtaaaaatgccTTGGCTATTGCTGCCTCCTATGCGGGTGCCCCACTGGCTAATGCAGCAACCCAAACAAAGCCCCTCCATGTTGGCAATGCTGCCAAGCATGGACTGGAAGCAGCTTGCTTAGCATCACAGGGCCttcaaggaaacaaacaaatcttGGACATGGAGTCAGGGATAGGTGCCTTTTATACAGATTACAACCCACAGACTCTGCCAACCTTGCAGTCCTATCCCTGGCTTTTGGACCAACAAGACGTGGCCATCAAACGCTTTCCTGCTCATCTTGGAACACACTGGGTGGCTGATGCAGCATCTTCTGTTAGCAGGAAGCTTGTGGAGAGCAGTGACAACTTGCTCCCCCTTGATAAAATTGAGAAAGTCATTCTCAAAGTCCCAGAGGTCAAATATGTGAACAGACCCAGCCCTACCTCAGAGCATGAAGCTCGACACTCCTTCCAGTTTGTTGCATGCTCTGCTTTGCTGGATGGCAGCATGTCTGTCCAGTCCTTCGCCAGTGAGAACATTCACCGGCCAGCCTTGCAGAAGCTCCTCTGCAAAACACAGCTGGAGCACCCTCCTGATAACACACCTAGCTTTGAGAGTCTTTACTGCGAAGTGAGTGTCACACTTCAGGACGGCAACACGATCAGCGACCGCTGCGATACATTCTACGGACACTGGAGGAAACCTCTGAAAAAGGAGGACTTGGAGAAAAAGTTTCAATCCAATGCCTCCAGCGTCCTGCctgcagaagccacagaaggcaTTACAGAGACCGTGTACAATCTCGAAAAAGTAGAGGACTGCTCTGTATTAAGTTCATTTTTATCAGGACAGTCAGCTAGAGCGCTTTCAGAGAAGCTGCGCTTCCTTTGA